The Streptomyces spororaveus genome includes a region encoding these proteins:
- a CDS encoding enhanced serine sensitivity protein SseB C-terminal domain-containing protein encodes MSASGTAAAGQVEHMMRQVTPGRYESYESLLHALAEGRLWMLLWQGQPGSPDAQYGGMEVESLGYAPCVTSPQELAASGWNRGYEVVTGRDIARALYPDRWGLWLNPHAQGGGLGVPWADLRRIATGLDRMPAGPLRLSEPAIELPQFYGLLTQHAHRTPAVRSLRRAWVQPALGSPYLAVGLDLYDASAPALESVREMMRQSVGVVPEGVPVCTVALGDEHDPVAMWLRAQTRPFYDREGQAPAY; translated from the coding sequence GTGAGTGCGTCAGGCACGGCCGCGGCCGGGCAGGTCGAGCACATGATGCGCCAGGTGACTCCCGGGCGCTACGAGAGTTACGAGTCACTCCTGCACGCCCTCGCCGAGGGCAGGCTGTGGATGCTGCTCTGGCAGGGGCAGCCGGGCTCCCCGGACGCCCAGTACGGCGGTATGGAGGTCGAGAGCCTCGGCTACGCGCCCTGCGTCACCTCCCCCCAGGAGCTGGCCGCCAGCGGCTGGAACCGGGGCTACGAGGTGGTCACCGGGCGCGACATCGCCCGCGCGCTGTACCCGGACCGCTGGGGCCTGTGGCTCAACCCGCACGCCCAGGGCGGCGGCCTCGGCGTGCCCTGGGCCGACCTGCGCCGGATCGCCACCGGCCTGGACCGGATGCCGGCCGGCCCGCTGCGCCTGTCCGAGCCCGCGATCGAGCTCCCGCAGTTCTACGGGCTGCTGACCCAGCACGCCCACCGCACACCGGCCGTGCGGTCGCTGCGCCGCGCGTGGGTGCAGCCCGCGCTCGGCTCCCCGTACCTCGCGGTCGGGCTCGACCTGTACGACGCCTCCGCGCCCGCTCTGGAATCCGTACGGGAGATGATGCGGCAGTCGGTCGGGGTGGTCCCCGAGGGCGTCCCGGTGTGCACGGTCGCACTCGGCGACGAGCACGACCCCGTCGCCATGTGGCTGCGCGCGCAGACCCGGCCCTTCTACGACCGCGAGGGCCAGGCGCCGGCGTACTGA
- a CDS encoding ABC transporter permease — protein MTASPTAPSEPVLTQPDGTSGGATQKRIEGRSLGRIAWIRLKRDKVAMAGGLVVLLLIVLAMLSQPIQWMFGLDPDALHQDLIDPSLATPVGSFGGISWEHPLGVEPKFGRDIATRILEGSWVSLLVAFGSTVVSVFIGSVLGVIAGYYGGWADTVISRMMDTFLAFPLLLFAISISAALQGGAFGLEGLPLHISVLIFVIGFFSWPYIGRIVRGQTLSLREREFVDAARSLGARGPFIVFRELLPNLMAPILVYSTLLIPTNILFEASLSFLGVGIQPPQASWGGMLSSAVAYYKVDPMFMVVPGMAIFVTVLAFNLLGDGLRDALDPKSSR, from the coding sequence ATGACGGCTTCACCCACAGCGCCCAGTGAGCCGGTGCTCACGCAGCCCGACGGGACATCCGGCGGGGCGACGCAGAAGCGGATCGAGGGACGTTCGCTCGGCCGTATCGCGTGGATCAGACTCAAGCGCGACAAAGTGGCGATGGCCGGCGGCCTGGTCGTGCTGCTGCTGATCGTGCTGGCGATGCTCTCGCAGCCGATCCAGTGGATGTTCGGACTGGACCCGGACGCCCTGCACCAGGACCTCATCGACCCCTCCCTGGCCACCCCCGTCGGCTCCTTCGGCGGCATCAGCTGGGAGCATCCGCTGGGCGTGGAGCCGAAGTTCGGCCGCGACATCGCCACCCGCATCCTCGAAGGCTCCTGGGTCTCCCTGCTGGTCGCCTTCGGATCGACCGTGGTCTCGGTGTTCATCGGTTCCGTACTGGGCGTCATCGCCGGGTACTACGGGGGCTGGGCCGACACGGTGATCAGCCGCATGATGGACACCTTCCTCGCCTTCCCGCTGCTGCTCTTCGCGATCTCCATCTCGGCCGCCCTCCAGGGCGGGGCCTTCGGCCTCGAAGGACTTCCGCTGCACATCAGCGTCCTGATCTTCGTGATCGGCTTCTTCAGCTGGCCCTACATCGGACGCATCGTGCGCGGCCAGACCCTCTCGCTGCGCGAGCGGGAGTTCGTCGACGCCGCCCGCAGCCTGGGAGCCCGCGGCCCCTTCATCGTCTTCCGTGAGCTGCTGCCGAACCTGATGGCGCCGATCCTCGTCTACTCGACGCTGCTCATCCCCACCAACATCCTCTTCGAGGCCTCCCTGAGCTTCCTCGGCGTGGGCATCCAGCCGCCGCAGGCCTCATGGGGCGGGATGCTCAGCTCCGCCGTGGCCTACTACAAGGTCGACCCGATGTTCATGGTCGTCCCGGGCATGGCGATCTTCGTCACCGTGCTCGCCTTCAACCTCCTCGGCGACGGTCTGCGCGACGCCCTGGACCCCAAGAGCTCGCGCTGA